The following coding sequences lie in one Arachis ipaensis cultivar K30076 chromosome B03, Araip1.1, whole genome shotgun sequence genomic window:
- the LOC110269401 gene encoding uncharacterized protein LOC110269401, whose amino-acid sequence MGEGNVAAEDGKFSVGMEFGSRESVISAIKSYTISREVDYNVYESEPLIFYAKCKGYGAVSNWLIRASLIRKKCCWEIRRYNGKHTCTMGTISQDHAKLDLDIIADAIRLLAEANPSIKVKSINAEVQSRFNYTISYRKAWLAK is encoded by the exons ATGG GTGAAGGCAATGTTGCGGCGGAAGATGGTAAGTTTAGTGTCGGAATGGAATTTGGTTCTAGAGAATCGgtgatatctgcaatcaaaagctacactaTCTCTAGAGAAGTTGATTACaatgtgtatgagtctgagccgctaatattctatgcaaaatgcaaggGGTATGGTGCAGTGTCCAATTGGCTTATCCGAGCTAGCTTGATTCGAAAAAAATGTTGTTGGGAGATCAGGAGATATAATGGCAAACACACGTGTACCATGGGGacgatttcacaagatcatgccaagttggactTGGACATTATTGCAGATGCTATTAGGCTGTTGGCTGAAGCAAACCCGTCAATAAAGGTGAAGTCTATTAATGCAGAAGTTCAATCTAGATTCAACTACACTATAAGTTACcgcaaggcttggttggcaaaatAG